The DNA sequence AATCACCAGCGATAACGGCCCCTGGTATGAAGGAAGTCCCGGTCCTTTCAGAGGCCGAAAGGGGCAGAGCTATGAAGGGGGTCATCGGGTGCCGTTCATAGCCCGCTGGCCGGGACATATCCCCCCCGGCCGAACCTGTCATGAACCGGCCATGAATATCGATCTTTTTCCCACTTGCCTGTCCCTGGCCGGGTTATCTCTCCCGTCCGATCGTCTTATCGACGGGCGGGATATTACCGCCTTGCTGACTCGACCCAATGTCAGGTCGCCCCACGAATCCTTATATTTCTATCATCATGGTCAACTGGAGGGAATCAGGACCGGAAACTGGAAATATTTCCGCTCTCTCAATCATTATGTCTGGCCCATGCCGGTCAATAAAAAACTCGGCACCCTCACCAATCACACCAACGGACCACAGCCCCTGTTATTTAACCTGGAAACCGATCCCGGTGAAGCCTATAACCTCCTGACCCGGCACCCTGAACTGGGCAAAAAACTGGCCGATAAGATGGTCCAATGGGAACGAAAAATGGCGGAAAATCCCTTTGGATCGATTAAATGAACACGAGTTATTTTTATAAAAGTCGGCCATGAATGATGGATGCCCATAGACTCCAAAACCAGAAAACCCTGAACCATATCCTGGTCAAACCTGCCGGGCCTGACTGTAATATGAGCTGCCGCTATTGTTTCTACAGCGGGAAAAAAGATCTCTTTCCCCTATCGGACATCCATCGCATGGAGGAAACGGTTTTGGAGGCGGTAATCAAGGATCTGATGCAACAGGGACCAAGAGAGGTTTCCGTCAGTTGGCAGGGCGGCGAGCCCACTCTCATGGGATTGCCCTTTTTCAGAAAAGCCATTGAGTTTGAGAAGCAATACGGTCAGGGAAAGGTGGCGGCCAACGGGCTTCAGACCAACGGGCTCCTGATCGACAGAGAGTGGGCGGCCTTTCTGAAACAGTACCATTTTCTGGTGGGTCTATCTTTGGACGGACCCGAACCCATCCATGATCATTACCGGCGGTTGAGAGGAGGACAGGGATCCTTTCGCCAGGTGTGCGAGGCGGCCAAGCGGATGCTGGATGCGGGTGTGGAGGTGAATGCCCTCTCGGTGGTCAATGACTATTCCGTCCATTTTCCAGAAGAGATCTACGGATTTATTAAAACCATGGGTCTTTCTTACATGCAGTTCATTCCCTGCTTTGAACACGGCCCCGATCATCCCCGGCAGCCGGCCCGATTTTCCGTCTCTTCCGGGCCCTATGGGACCTTTCTCTGTCGGCTGTTTGATTTATGGTTATCGGATTTTGCAGATGGCCGCCCTGCCACCTCCATTCGGTTTTTTGAATCCCTCTTGTTCTGCTATGCCGGAAAGAGACCCCTGGATTGCACCCTCCTCCCCGAGTGTGGCACTTACCTGGTGGTGGAACATGACGGCCAGGTCTTCTGCTGCGATTTTTTCGTTTCCCCTGAGCATCGACTCGGGACCATCCGGGAAAGTCGTCTGGGGGACCTGATGAATTCGGAAAAACAAAATGCCTTCAGTCGCCTCAAATCGACGCTGCCTGGGGAATGCCGGCAATGCCGGTGGCTATGGTTGTGCCGCGGTGGCTGTGTTAAAGACCGACTGGGAGGTCCGGGTCCGATAGGACTCAACCATTTCTGTGAGGCCTATAAGACGTTTTTCTCCTACGCCGATGCCCCTTTAAAAAAACTGGTAGCGGACTGGCGGGAAAAGCAGCCAATTCGGGATGAAAAGGCCGACCCGGTCAGGAGAAAGATGGGACGTAATGCTCCCTGCCCCTGCGGCAGCGGCCGAAAATATAAAAAATGCTGCGGTTTTTCGTCCGGATAATCATCCTGCTGGCTTCGTCCCCACGGCCCTCCTCGGTGATTGACAATTCAGCTGGTCAAAGCCCTTCTCCCCCACCCTATTTTTCCAAATACAAATCTTGTTTCCATTGACAGGCGAAGTTGTTTGTTTTATTCTTTCGCCACGAATACGGAAGTTTTTATTATAATTTCAAATCGATTTGATATCAATAGCTAACCAAAATGATTATTTTATGACTATGGAAAGGAAATCCGGAGGATTAGATGGCAGTCGACGCAAACCATGAAGAAAAAATCATCCGCAGTATCTGCAGCAGCCACTGCGGCGGCACCTGTGAGATGAAAGTACACGTCAGAGGAAACCGGATCGTAAGGATTGAGTCCGATGACGGGGAATATAAACCTCGTTTATGTGCCCGGGGACACGCCTATCGTCAACGGGTCTATGCCCCCGACCGGCTTCTTTACCCGCTCAAACGGACGGGAGTTAGAGGGGCCGGCGAGTTTACCAGGATTTCCTGGGACGAAGCCCTGGAAACCGTAGCCGGGGAAATGAATCGGATCAAGGCCAGGTACGGCAATGCCGCGATGCTCCACTTCTGTTCCATGTGCGATCCCCATACCCTGCATCATGTGGGGGCTTTTCATCGGCTGCTCTGCCAGTTCGGGGGCTACACCGCCCCCTGGGGTTTCATCTCCCATGAAGGCGCCACCTTTTCCGCCGGCGTAACGTACGGCACGAGACGCAAGTTCTTATCTCAGTCGGAACACCGGCTTGAAGAATATCTCAGCTCCCGGCTGATCATTATGTGGGGCTGGAACCCGGTCACCACCGAACAAGGCACCCTTACGCCCTTATTCCTGGCCCAGTCCAAGGAAAAGGGGGCCCGATTCATTTTCGTCGATCCCCGGTATACCGACTCGGCAGCCGTTTTCGCCGACCAGTGGATTCCTATTCGACCGGGTACGGACGGGGCCGTGCTGATTGCCATGGCTTATGTAATCATCCAGGAAAATCTCCAGGACCGGGATTTTATCGAGGCCAATACGATAGGATTTGATCAGTTTAAAGCCTATGTCTTAGGCCTTGAAGATGGAGCGGCCAAGACCCCGCAATGGGCCGAGGCCATAAGCTCTGTCCCGGCGGCCACTATCGAAAACCTGGCGCGCGCCTATGCCTGTAACAAGCCAGCCACTCTGGCCACCAGCATCTCCCCAGGCCGCACGGCCTACGGCGAGCAGTACCACCGCGCCGCTGCCGCTTTAGAGGCCATAACGGGAAACCTGCAATTCCAAAACTGGCTGTCGGCCCCGAAAAAAAAGGCCGTAAAATTTAATCCTCAACTGGAAAGTCCGCCTAACCCAGTGGAAGCCGGAGCCCCGCCGCGCAAAAACGCCTTGCCTTTTCGCGGAGTCAGCGTCAATTCCAGCGCCCGGGTCAATGTGAGTCTGTTTGCCGATGCCATCCTGAAAGGCAAGGCCGGCGGCTATCCCCATGACTATAAGATGATCTGGCTTTCCAATACCAATTACCTCAATCAACTGGGTGAGGTCAACAAGACTGTCAAGGCCTTCCAGCAACTGGAGTTCATCCTGGTCACGGAGCAGTTCATGACGGCAACGGCCAAGATGGCCGATATCGTTTTACCGGTCTGCACCTTCTTGGAGCGGGAGGATATCCTGGCCCCGAGAGGTGGAGGGATCTACGCCCTGCTCAACAAAGTC is a window from the Deltaproteobacteria bacterium genome containing:
- a CDS encoding anaerobic sulfatase maturase, which translates into the protein MDAHRLQNQKTLNHILVKPAGPDCNMSCRYCFYSGKKDLFPLSDIHRMEETVLEAVIKDLMQQGPREVSVSWQGGEPTLMGLPFFRKAIEFEKQYGQGKVAANGLQTNGLLIDREWAAFLKQYHFLVGLSLDGPEPIHDHYRRLRGGQGSFRQVCEAAKRMLDAGVEVNALSVVNDYSVHFPEEIYGFIKTMGLSYMQFIPCFEHGPDHPRQPARFSVSSGPYGTFLCRLFDLWLSDFADGRPATSIRFFESLLFCYAGKRPLDCTLLPECGTYLVVEHDGQVFCCDFFVSPEHRLGTIRESRLGDLMNSEKQNAFSRLKSTLPGECRQCRWLWLCRGGCVKDRLGGPGPIGLNHFCEAYKTFFSYADAPLKKLVADWREKQPIRDEKADPVRRKMGRNAPCPCGSGRKYKKCCGFSSG
- a CDS encoding sulfatase-like hydrolase/transferase, with amino-acid sequence ITSDNGPWYEGSPGPFRGRKGQSYEGGHRVPFIARWPGHIPPGRTCHEPAMNIDLFPTCLSLAGLSLPSDRLIDGRDITALLTRPNVRSPHESLYFYHHGQLEGIRTGNWKYFRSLNHYVWPMPVNKKLGTLTNHTNGPQPLLFNLETDPGEAYNLLTRHPELGKKLADKMVQWERKMAENPFGSIK
- a CDS encoding molybdopterin-dependent oxidoreductase translates to MAVDANHEEKIIRSICSSHCGGTCEMKVHVRGNRIVRIESDDGEYKPRLCARGHAYRQRVYAPDRLLYPLKRTGVRGAGEFTRISWDEALETVAGEMNRIKARYGNAAMLHFCSMCDPHTLHHVGAFHRLLCQFGGYTAPWGFISHEGATFSAGVTYGTRRKFLSQSEHRLEEYLSSRLIIMWGWNPVTTEQGTLTPLFLAQSKEKGARFIFVDPRYTDSAAVFADQWIPIRPGTDGAVLIAMAYVIIQENLQDRDFIEANTIGFDQFKAYVLGLEDGAAKTPQWAEAISSVPAATIENLARAYACNKPATLATSISPGRTAYGEQYHRAAAALEAITGNLQFQNWLSAPKKKAVKFNPQLESPPNPVEAGAPPRKNALPFRGVSVNSSARVNVSLFADAILKGKAGGYPHDYKMIWLSNTNYLNQLGEVNKTVKAFQQLEFILVTEQFMTATAKMADIVLPVCTFLEREDILAPRGGGIYALLNKVIEPLGESKSQRQICQALALKLGLTDYGDKTDGEMVEHIVTRLSEEVDLPDLDSLRKQGFVFGRPKKTEGGGQPEDKKIPPTAFPTPSGKIEIRSEIAARINDPLIPAIPTYMETWESLNDPLAVKYPLQLITPHLKRRAHSQFDNLPWLRELQTQAISVNTVDADSRGIRSGDLVRVFNDRGAVRIPAKVTERIMPGVVALPQGAWYSPDENGIDYGGCANVLTKNQISPGGAFTPHTALVQIEKVGQ